From a region of the Candidatus Chromulinivoraceae bacterium genome:
- a CDS encoding NUDIX domain-containing protein, with protein MSEILDVVNEYDEVIGQAERDEVHRLGLVCRLVYVCFYTPNGEIILQKRSDTKKNDAGKLTTTVSGHVASGQDYLEAAARETLEESGVEVESSDLVSLGVVRVDYVQGAYLSNAMRGLFAYRFDGSVNKLKVEDTDGAGFVKLSIEELEKQLGSEPGKFATVLTDRVGRDLVQGTRKLLEARY; from the coding sequence ATGAGCGAAATACTTGATGTAGTGAATGAGTATGACGAGGTCATAGGACAAGCCGAACGAGACGAGGTTCATCGTTTAGGATTGGTGTGTCGTTTAGTGTACGTATGTTTCTATACGCCGAACGGAGAGATTATTCTGCAAAAACGAAGTGATACAAAAAAGAATGATGCAGGAAAACTGACCACTACAGTTAGTGGTCATGTTGCAAGTGGTCAGGACTATCTTGAGGCCGCAGCTAGAGAAACTCTTGAGGAGTCTGGCGTAGAGGTTGAATCGAGTGATTTGGTGAGCTTGGGTGTCGTGAGGGTTGACTATGTTCAAGGTGCGTATTTGAGCAATGCAATGCGAGGACTCTTCGCCTACAGGTTTGACGGAAGCGTTAATAAACTTAAGGTTGAGGATACAGATGGAGCTGGCTTCGTCAAACTATCGATTGAAGAATTAGAGAAACAACTTGGCTCGGAGCCTGGTAAGTTCGCAACGGTACTTACTGACAGGGTTGGAAGAGACTTAGTCCAGGGGACTAGGAAGCTGCTCGAAGCTCGGTATTAG